One genomic region from Fictibacillus marinisediminis encodes:
- a CDS encoding response regulator transcription factor: MNKTILVAEDEETISRVLTVYLKHEGYGVQHAFDGLEAAAKFKEHTPDLVLLDVMLPELDGWGVLEEIRKSSACPVIMLTALGDIDYKLKGLNQGADDYISKPFVGEEVIARINAVLRRSSKVLESDDRRQFGNLSIHTESRLVKVDGESVFLTPKDMSLLLFLAERPNRTFTRDELLDQVWGMDYEGSDRAVDLAVKRIRQALSGWSQGYGEIRTFRGLGYQFSVYEK; this comes from the coding sequence ATGAATAAAACCATTTTAGTTGCTGAAGATGAGGAAACCATTTCCAGAGTCCTGACGGTTTATTTGAAGCATGAGGGCTACGGGGTGCAGCACGCATTTGACGGTCTTGAGGCTGCAGCCAAATTCAAAGAGCACACGCCCGATCTTGTTCTTCTTGATGTGATGCTCCCTGAGCTTGATGGCTGGGGTGTTCTGGAGGAGATCCGGAAAAGCAGCGCCTGCCCGGTCATTATGCTGACCGCTCTCGGTGATATTGACTATAAATTAAAGGGATTGAATCAGGGTGCTGATGACTACATTTCCAAGCCCTTTGTCGGCGAGGAAGTCATTGCGAGAATCAATGCCGTTTTGCGCCGGTCTTCGAAAGTGCTGGAGTCTGATGACCGGAGACAATTCGGAAACTTAAGCATTCATACAGAATCCCGCCTTGTGAAGGTTGACGGGGAATCTGTTTTTTTGACGCCAAAGGATATGTCCCTTCTTCTCTTCCTTGCAGAAAGGCCGAACCGCACATTCACAAGAGACGAACTGCTTGACCAGGTGTGGGGTATGGATTATGAGGGCAGTGACAGGGCAGTTGATCTTGCTGTAAAGCGGATAAGGCAGGCCCTTTCAGGCTGGTCTCAAGGATATGGGGAGATCCGGACTTTCAGAGGATTGGGGTATCAGTTCAGTGTTTATGAAAAATAA
- a CDS encoding helix-turn-helix domain-containing protein: MKLGEKIKYFRKTRNLSQQELAEGICSISYLSKIENGVAEPSSDIGLCLAKRLKVDLYDLTSTNRLTDFQNLFYQLIQKNKLEAEQLYQELSTRPKENTEDEILLKVFKSIYLLLAFQDTEKTIPLLKDVSYLDDGIQGEKTFYYFIAKGLLEYYLNQHDKSYHSFKKSEELIEKYNFTLLEKGYLYYLLGLSTNRLWKNPVCLDYIKLALAIFEEIYDFRRCADCRILLGIVYQRFENWNEFN, from the coding sequence ATGAAACTAGGAGAAAAGATTAAGTATTTCAGAAAAACACGTAATTTATCACAACAAGAACTCGCAGAAGGCATTTGTTCTATTTCTTATTTAAGTAAAATTGAGAACGGTGTAGCTGAACCGTCTAGTGATATTGGTTTATGTCTAGCTAAGCGTCTTAAAGTTGACCTATATGACTTGACGTCCACAAATAGACTTACAGATTTTCAAAATTTGTTTTATCAACTGATCCAAAAAAATAAGCTTGAGGCAGAACAGCTTTATCAAGAACTGTCTACTCGTCCCAAAGAAAATACAGAGGATGAAATTCTATTAAAGGTTTTTAAAAGTATTTATCTTTTATTAGCCTTTCAAGATACAGAAAAGACAATTCCACTATTAAAAGATGTCTCTTATTTGGATGATGGTATTCAAGGTGAAAAAACTTTCTATTATTTTATTGCAAAAGGTTTACTTGAATACTACTTAAATCAGCATGACAAATCGTACCACTCATTTAAAAAAAGTGAAGAACTCATTGAAAAATACAACTTTACTTTACTAGAAAAAGGTTACCTCTATTACTTGCTGGGATTAAGCACCAATCGTTTATGGAAAAATCCAGTATGTCTGGACTATATAAAATTAGCACTAGCCATTTTTGAAGAAATCTATGATTTTAGAAGATGTGCCGATTGTAGAATTCTGCTAGGTATTGTATATCAACGATTTGAAAATTGGAATGAATTCAATTAA
- a CDS encoding HAMP domain-containing sensor histidine kinase: protein MKNKKRTSLLTYWTTRYFISLCIGLLLLGIGSFWWIRHTTIENRLNLLEYLAEETADQISQSSGGNEFNAFDRRFDNRSHVLDMERPPLLIITDLKGNEIGRGGGRGPREDNRRGPFQLKLPAHIISNSKSVQTLDANGKTLYAVKAPIKENVQKGWVVVIQDEAELAKVNQEYRLLIILLVGLGLLGWLVIYFLSKKIVKPIQEVAMAASGIKDGQYDVKLNRDVKEQEIYDLVTSFEEMTQRLTQLEKLRAELLAGVTHDLKTPVTSISGLIQAVRDGIVTGEERQEFLDITLKEIGRLQTMIADLLDFNSLSAGAFTIHPETCNLNELIPIIIREWSVTQQSDIQCSVTVPDEHIHKETDPLRLQQILINLLNNAAQAMNGKGSITVSVSERRIDVADTGSGVPANEQPYIFERFFRGEKKKLKVRGLGLGLPFSRMLAKALGGNLVLKESSPNGSTFSIVWNSGGADS from the coding sequence ATGAAAAATAAAAAACGAACGAGTCTCTTAACCTATTGGACGACCCGCTACTTTATTTCCCTCTGCATCGGCCTTCTTCTTCTTGGCATCGGCTCCTTTTGGTGGATACGGCATACGACAATTGAAAACCGCTTGAATCTCTTGGAATATCTGGCGGAGGAGACGGCTGATCAGATTTCGCAGTCATCCGGCGGCAACGAATTTAACGCATTTGACAGGCGTTTTGACAACAGATCACACGTGCTTGATATGGAGCGCCCTCCCCTTCTGATCATTACAGATCTAAAAGGAAATGAAATCGGGCGGGGCGGCGGCCGCGGTCCAAGAGAGGATAACCGTCGAGGGCCTTTTCAGTTGAAATTGCCGGCTCATATTATTTCAAATTCAAAATCTGTTCAAACGCTGGATGCCAATGGCAAAACACTCTATGCAGTAAAGGCGCCGATTAAAGAAAATGTCCAAAAAGGATGGGTTGTCGTCATTCAGGATGAAGCGGAGCTTGCGAAAGTGAATCAGGAATATCGCCTTCTCATCATTTTGCTTGTCGGGCTCGGGCTTCTCGGCTGGCTTGTCATTTACTTTCTTTCTAAAAAAATCGTAAAACCGATCCAGGAGGTTGCGATGGCAGCGAGCGGCATTAAAGACGGACAGTATGACGTAAAGCTGAACAGAGACGTAAAAGAACAGGAAATCTATGATTTGGTCACATCGTTTGAAGAAATGACCCAGCGTCTGACCCAGCTTGAGAAGCTGCGGGCAGAGCTGTTGGCCGGCGTGACACATGATTTGAAAACACCTGTCACTTCAATCAGCGGCCTGATCCAGGCAGTGAGGGACGGAATTGTAACAGGTGAGGAACGGCAGGAATTTCTCGACATCACTTTAAAAGAAATCGGCCGGCTCCAGACCATGATTGCGGATCTGCTCGACTTCAACTCCCTATCTGCAGGTGCTTTTACGATTCATCCGGAAACCTGCAATCTGAACGAACTTATTCCTATTATCATTCGGGAGTGGAGCGTTACCCAGCAATCTGATATACAGTGCTCCGTCACTGTACCAGACGAACACATCCATAAAGAAACCGATCCCCTCCGCCTGCAGCAGATTCTTATCAACCTGCTCAATAATGCGGCCCAGGCCATGAACGGAAAAGGCAGCATCACAGTGAGTGTTTCCGAAAGAAGAATTGATGTAGCGGACACCGGCTCAGGCGTCCCTGCAAACGAGCAGCCCTACATTTTCGAACGTTTTTTCCGCGGCGAAAAGAAAAAGCTGAAGGTACGCGGCCTTGGTCTTGGCCTTCCCTTCAGCAGGATGCTTGCGAAAGCGCTTGGCGGGAATCTGGTTTTGAAGGAAAGCAGTCCGAATGGAAGTACGTTTTCGATTGTTTGGAATAGCGGAGGAGCAGACTCTTAA